In Quercus lobata isolate SW786 chromosome 12, ValleyOak3.0 Primary Assembly, whole genome shotgun sequence, a genomic segment contains:
- the LOC115971490 gene encoding uncharacterized protein DDB_G0286299-like isoform X2: MVGGGSRRDEGSLVLNNTNVFAALDTRRKKKKSDKDRKGGKGSSNSKENSGSAPKEPEPQKYWTPAPLNAKSWADVDDEDEDDYYASSAPAQDIWAGQEHEEQQQQQSTTTDQLSHAEDSESEEDEGDDDVEEEHEHETEVPVHPEPEAKKALEVVPAKETERQLSKKERKKKELAELEALLADFGVSQKDSNEQDESREKKDGEATADGEKKENVSMESKSSKKKKKKDKTSKEAKEAQDQPNNADMTNGSDEAAGTEQTEEDASAVDVKERLKKMASMKKKKSSKEMDAAAKAAAQEAAARNARLAAAKKKEKNHYNQQPVR, translated from the exons ATGGTGGGCGGCGGAAGCAGAAGAGACGAGGGGTCGTTGGTTCTCAACAACACCAACGTGTTTGCGGCCCTCGACACGCGgcggaagaagaagaagtcagATAAGGACCGCAAAGGCGGCAAGGGCTCTTCCAATTCGAAGGAAAACTCAGGTTCGGCTCCTAAGGAGCCGGAGCCTCAGAAGTACTGGACTCCGGCCCCATTGAATGCCAAATCCTGGGCCGATGTggatgatgaagatgaggatgatTACTACGCCTCCTCAGCTCCGGCACAAGACATCTGGGCCGGGCAGGAGCACGaggagcagcagcagcagcagagTACTACTACGGACCAGCTGAGCCACGCCGAG GATAGTgagagtgaagaagatgaaggggaTGATGATGTTGAGGAAGAGCATGAACATGAAACTGAGGTTCCAGTGCACCCTGAACCAGAGGCGAAGAAAGCTCTGGAAGTTGTCCCAGCTAAGGAGACAGAGAGGCAGCTTTcgaaaaaggaaaggaagaagaaggagctTGCTGAGCTTGAGGCCCTTTTGGCTGATTTTGGAGTTTCCCAGAAAGACAGCAATGAACAAGATGAGTCACGTG AGAAGAAAGATGGGGAGGCTACTGCAGATGgtgagaaaaaggaaaatgtttctaTGGAGTCCAAGAGctctaagaagaagaaaaagaaggataaAACTTCCAAGGAGGCAAAAGAAGCCCAGGATCAGCCCAACAATGCAGACATGACCAATGGTTCAGATGAAGCTGCTGGTACTGAACAGACAGAAGAGGATGCATCTGCTGTTGATGTGAAGGAGAGGCTAAAGAAGATGGCATctatgaaaaagaagaaatctAGTAAAGAGATGGACGCTGCTGCAAAAGCTGCTGCTCAAGAGGCTGCTGCAAGGAATGCAAGACTTGCTGCagcaaagaagaaagagaagaaccATTACAACCAGCAGCCAGTGCGGTAA
- the LOC115971369 gene encoding syntaxin-32: MHVKLAPFRDRTQEFQSIAERLKKSFSSGSSAPNGPSSSSKSEEQRSAVAIQSEFNKRASKIGYGIHQTSQKLTKLAKLAKRTSVFDDPTKEIQELTALIKQDITALNSAVVDLQFLSNSRNESGNISSDTTSHSTTVVDDLKNRLMSTTKEFKEVLTMRTENLRVHENRRQLFSSTASKESTNPFVRQRPLATRSAASSSNAPPPPWANGSPSSSQLFPGKQTDGESQPLLQQQQHNPQQQQQQQQQMVPLQDSYMQSRAEALQNVESTIHELSSIFNQLATLVSQQGEIAIRIDENMEDTLANVEGAQGALLKYLNSISSNRWLMIKIFFVLIFFLMVFLFFVA, from the exons ATGCATGTGAAATTGGCACCGTTTCGGGATCGGACACAGGAGTTCCAGAGTATAGCCGAGAGGCTAAAGAAGTCGTTTTCTTCAGGGTCGTCGGCTCCGAATGGGCCGAGTAGCAGCTCAAAGTCGGAGGAACAGAGGTCTGCGGTTGCAATTCAGTCTGAGTTCAACAAGAGGGCTTCCAAAATCGGGTATGGGATACACCAGACGTCGCAAAAGCTTACCAAGCTGGCAAAGT TGGCAAAGAGGACCTCAGTTTTTGATGACCCCACCAAGGAAATCCAGGAGCTGACTGCACTTATTAAGCAAGATATTACTGCGCTAAATTCTGCAGTGGTAGATCTTCAGTTCCTCAGCAACTCTAGAAATGAGAGTGGGAATATCTCTAGTGACACCACTAGTCACTCAACCACTGTTGTAGACGACTTGAAGAATCGGTTGATGAGCACCACAAAAGAGTTCAAAGAAGTTCTTACCATGAGAACAGAG AACTTGAGGGTTCATGAGAACAGAAGACAGCTGTTTTCTTCCACTGCTTCTAAGGAATCTACAAATCCATTTGTTCGTCAACGTCCGCTGGCTACCAGGTCAGCTGCTAGTTCCTCAAATGCCCCACCTCCTCCATGGGCTAATGGGTCACCATCTTCATCCCAATTGTTTCCTGG GAAGCAAACAGATGGAGAGAGTCAGCCATTGCTGCAGCAGCAACAACATAATccacagcaacagcaacagcaacaacaacaaatggtTCCATTGCAAGACAGTTACATGCAGAGCAGAGCTGAAGCTCTTCAAAATGTTGAGTCCACCATTCATGAGCTCAGCAGCATCTTCAACCAGCTGGCAACTCTGGTTTCTCAGCAAGGAGAGATTGCTATCAG GATTGATGAGAATATGGAAGACACATTGGCCAATGTGGAGGGGGCACAAGGGGCCTTGCTCAAGTACCTGAACAGCATATCTTCTAATAGGTGGCTGATGATTAAGATATTCTTTGTATTAATCTTTTTCCTCATGGTTTTCCTATTTTTTGTGGCATAA
- the LOC115971490 gene encoding uncharacterized protein DDB_G0286299-like isoform X1, producing the protein MVGGGSRRDEGSLVLNNTNVFAALDTRRKKKKSDKDRKGGKGSSNSKENSGSAPKEPEPQKYWTPAPLNAKSWADVDDEDEDDYYASSAPAQDIWAGQEHEEQQQQQSTTTDQLSHAEDSESEEDEGDDDVEEEHEHETEVPVHPEPEAKKALEVVPAKETERQLSKKERKKKELAELEALLADFGVSQKDSNEQDESRVDAQEKKDGEATADGEKKENVSMESKSSKKKKKKDKTSKEAKEAQDQPNNADMTNGSDEAAGTEQTEEDASAVDVKERLKKMASMKKKKSSKEMDAAAKAAAQEAAARNARLAAAKKKEKNHYNQQPVR; encoded by the exons ATGGTGGGCGGCGGAAGCAGAAGAGACGAGGGGTCGTTGGTTCTCAACAACACCAACGTGTTTGCGGCCCTCGACACGCGgcggaagaagaagaagtcagATAAGGACCGCAAAGGCGGCAAGGGCTCTTCCAATTCGAAGGAAAACTCAGGTTCGGCTCCTAAGGAGCCGGAGCCTCAGAAGTACTGGACTCCGGCCCCATTGAATGCCAAATCCTGGGCCGATGTggatgatgaagatgaggatgatTACTACGCCTCCTCAGCTCCGGCACAAGACATCTGGGCCGGGCAGGAGCACGaggagcagcagcagcagcagagTACTACTACGGACCAGCTGAGCCACGCCGAG GATAGTgagagtgaagaagatgaaggggaTGATGATGTTGAGGAAGAGCATGAACATGAAACTGAGGTTCCAGTGCACCCTGAACCAGAGGCGAAGAAAGCTCTGGAAGTTGTCCCAGCTAAGGAGACAGAGAGGCAGCTTTcgaaaaaggaaaggaagaagaaggagctTGCTGAGCTTGAGGCCCTTTTGGCTGATTTTGGAGTTTCCCAGAAAGACAGCAATGAACAAGATGAGTCACGTG TTGATGCACAAGAGAAGAAAGATGGGGAGGCTACTGCAGATGgtgagaaaaaggaaaatgtttctaTGGAGTCCAAGAGctctaagaagaagaaaaagaaggataaAACTTCCAAGGAGGCAAAAGAAGCCCAGGATCAGCCCAACAATGCAGACATGACCAATGGTTCAGATGAAGCTGCTGGTACTGAACAGACAGAAGAGGATGCATCTGCTGTTGATGTGAAGGAGAGGCTAAAGAAGATGGCATctatgaaaaagaagaaatctAGTAAAGAGATGGACGCTGCTGCAAAAGCTGCTGCTCAAGAGGCTGCTGCAAGGAATGCAAGACTTGCTGCagcaaagaagaaagagaagaaccATTACAACCAGCAGCCAGTGCGGTAA